A region of Allocoleopsis franciscana PCC 7113 DNA encodes the following proteins:
- the hflX gene encoding GTPase HflX, producing the protein METIYGNLQGLKSSQLKQLQRLYQQRFPSDRLTTPEFAQRLAAISTDIKQPVCTYINRRGQVIRVGVGTPSQTKIPPLELPRYGAERLSGIRCLATQLKSETPKEAALTAMVIQRLDALVVLTVTESGFERRGGGATGYVKETYLAHLLPLIEQGVQNPDDRPLATGVERSWSVSPPLSLDILTQQDFLELVEGLESEFRREFVAQQVDVDQDRVLIIGLMTDETTKERFEDGLAEIARLVETAGGEVLQTMRQKRSRPHPQTVVGAGKVQEIALTVQTLGANLVVFDRDLSPAQVRNLELETGVRVVDRTEVILDIFAQRAQSRAGKLQVELAQLEYMLPRLTGRGQAMSRLGGGIGTRGPGETKLETERRSIQRRINRLQQEVNQLQAHRSRLRQRRQRQEVPTVAVVGYTNAGKSTLLNTLTNAEVYTADQLFATLDPTTRRLPIPNAVTGEPMEILLTDTVGFIHELPPPLVDSFRATLEEVTEADALLHLVDLSHPAWQSHIRSVMTILSEMPVTAGPILVAFNKIDRVDSETLTLAQEEFPQGVFVSASERFGLETLRQKLAQLVHYALNP; encoded by the coding sequence ATCGAGACTATCTACGGCAATCTTCAGGGGTTAAAGTCCAGCCAACTCAAGCAGCTCCAACGGCTGTATCAGCAGCGCTTTCCGAGCGATCGCTTGACAACGCCAGAGTTTGCCCAACGACTGGCTGCCATCAGCACAGACATCAAACAACCCGTCTGTACCTATATCAATCGGCGGGGACAAGTCATTCGCGTGGGAGTTGGTACTCCCTCTCAGACCAAAATCCCTCCACTGGAATTGCCCCGCTACGGTGCAGAACGACTGTCCGGGATTCGCTGTCTTGCCACTCAGCTCAAGTCAGAAACCCCCAAAGAAGCGGCCTTAACCGCCATGGTCATTCAACGACTCGATGCTTTAGTGGTACTGACAGTTACAGAATCAGGATTTGAGCGGCGGGGAGGGGGTGCCACAGGTTATGTCAAAGAGACTTACTTAGCTCACTTGCTTCCTCTGATCGAGCAAGGAGTGCAAAATCCAGATGACCGCCCTCTAGCAACTGGCGTTGAACGGAGCTGGAGTGTGTCGCCACCCCTAAGCTTGGATATACTAACCCAACAGGATTTCCTGGAGTTGGTCGAAGGGCTAGAATCTGAGTTCCGTCGAGAATTTGTTGCCCAACAGGTTGATGTCGATCAAGACCGAGTGCTGATTATTGGGCTGATGACGGACGAGACGACGAAAGAGCGATTTGAGGATGGCTTGGCAGAAATCGCCCGGTTGGTGGAAACGGCAGGGGGAGAGGTATTACAGACGATGCGGCAGAAGCGATCGCGTCCTCACCCTCAAACCGTGGTTGGAGCTGGTAAAGTTCAGGAAATTGCCCTCACCGTCCAAACTCTAGGAGCCAATCTCGTCGTGTTTGACCGGGACCTCTCACCGGCTCAAGTCCGCAACCTAGAATTGGAAACGGGTGTCCGGGTCGTAGACCGTACTGAAGTTATTTTAGATATCTTCGCCCAACGCGCCCAATCCCGCGCTGGAAAATTGCAGGTAGAACTGGCTCAGCTTGAATACATGCTACCCCGTCTCACAGGACGCGGTCAGGCGATGTCACGGTTAGGGGGTGGTATCGGCACACGAGGCCCCGGTGAAACCAAACTGGAAACAGAACGCCGATCCATTCAGCGTCGCATCAACCGACTCCAACAGGAAGTCAATCAGTTACAAGCCCATCGTTCCCGCTTGCGGCAGCGGCGTCAACGACAGGAAGTTCCAACGGTTGCAGTCGTCGGTTATACCAATGCTGGAAAATCTACCCTGTTGAATACACTCACTAATGCTGAGGTTTACACGGCTGACCAGTTGTTTGCCACCCTTGACCCCACCACACGACGCTTACCCATTCCCAATGCCGTAACCGGGGAACCGATGGAAATTCTGCTCACTGATACTGTAGGATTTATCCACGAACTCCCTCCCCCTTTGGTGGATTCCTTCCGGGCCACTTTAGAAGAAGTCACAGAAGCTGACGCGCTGCTTCATTTGGTGGATTTATCTCATCCGGCGTGGCAAAGTCACATTCGCTCTGTCATGACCATTTTGTCGGAAATGCCTGTGACAGCAGGACCTATTTTGGTAGCGTTTAATAAAATTGACCGGGTAGATAGTGAAACCTTGACGCTGGCTCAAGAGGAATTTCCTCAAGGCGTATTCGTCTCTGCCAGTGAGCGGTTTGGGCTGGAAACACTGCGTCAAAAATTAGCTCAGTTAGTTCATTACGCCCTCAATCCTTAG